GGCGGTCGGCACAGATCCGGTCACGGCCAGCTTCTCGCCGGAATAGCCGCCGAAGCGTTGCAGGTAACTGCGCACCGTCAATTCGCTGAACAGCTTCAGCAACTGGGCCCGCTGCTCCTTGGATGCCGCGGTCCAGGCATCCCCGAATACGTAGCGGCCCATGGTGCGGACGTCGAAATAGCGTTCGACCAAATTGCGGAAGGTGTCCACCTGCCGGTCCGGAGCCAGCCCCTTGGTCAAGGCGGCAATGGCTTCGCCGGCCAGGGATTCCACGTGGCGCCGGGCACCTTCCTGCAGATCCGTCGGCGGCGCCGCCACGACGGGGTCGGCCCAGAACAGGGCGCAGGCCGCCATCCCCGCCAACAGGCGACGACGTCCGGTCACGGCCATTCCCGATAACGGCATGATGGGCTCCCACGCATTCGAACCGTGTAATAGACTCTCCAAGCGCGCGGCGAAATCAAGCGGAGTCTTCATCCGGCCTCCGCCCGCGGCAGGGTCAAGAGCACTTCGGCGCCGCCCTCGGGGTGGTTGGCGGCCTCGATCGTACCGCCGTGGCCGCGCAGGATGTCGTAGCTGATCCAGAGCCCCAGCCCCATGCCCTGGCCCACCGGCTTG
This region of Magnetospirillum sp. WYHS-4 genomic DNA includes:
- a CDS encoding ABC transporter substrate-binding protein; this encodes MTGRRRLLAGMAACALFWADPVVAAPPTDLQEGARRHVESLAGEAIAALTKGLAPDRQVDTFRNLVERYFDVRTMGRYVFGDAWTAASKEQRAQLLKLFSELTVRSYLQRFGGYSGEKLAVTGSVPTAEGDVLVKSNVTHASRAPVKVDWRVRALEGRYRIVDVSVDGVSLGKTQRSEVSSLLHQSGGLVDRFLDDLRGRVVQMADRGN